The uncultured Cohaesibacter sp. region CAGATGATATGGATGACGACGACGACTGACCCTCAGTCCCACAAGTCGTGAGAAATTCTGGAACTAAAAAAGGCGCTTGCCCGCCTGGATAAAGCAGGGAAAGCGCCAGTTACTTTCTATCACCTCGATCTTATGAGACGCACTAATGGGTCGGCTAAAGCTCTTCGGCAACAGTCAGAAGCTTCTGCACAATTGTCATTGAGGCCGAAGGGTCCTCCTTTAGCTTTTGTGCTGCTGTTTCTCGCAAGTTCAACAGGGCGGTCTCGACGCTGAGCGGCAGAGACGTTGCGTTGGCCCCATGACTTGGGTCTTCTTGCTTTGCGCGTGCCACCAATGCCTTAAGCTTTTCGATGATGCGATTGGCCTCGGCCCGATGTTCATCAAGAAAAGCCAGCCCTTCGGGTGTGATGGCGTAACGCTTTTTGTTGCCATCACTCTCAACCGCGCAATAGCCGGCTTCTTCAAGATAGGTAAGGGTAGGGTAGATAACCCCCGGGCTTGGGGCGTAGAAGCTGTCCGTAAGTGCTTCCACTTCCTTGATGATATCATAGCCATGGCGTGGCTCATGTTCGATAAGGGCCAGAGCCAACAGGCGAATGTCGCCATGGTTCAGGAAACGGCCACGACGTCGACCGCCCCCACCATTGCCAAAGCCTCGGCCGCCGGAGTGACCACCACGGCCAGCTCCACGACCACCCATGAAGCCGCCACGACCGGATGGGTCTCCGGACGCTGCAAAGCCTTCTGGCCAACCATCGGCTCCGCGTGCCTTGCGTCCTCTTCCGCGCTGCATCATGGCTTGTTCTGGAAATTGGTGACCATGAGGCCCGCTGGCGTCGCAATCTCTGCGCCGTCCCTGTCTGCGACCTGAGGGAGAAAATTCTTCTGAAATCATTTTAATTCTCCTTTATAGATATAACTAAGATATATCTTAAATAGGCGTTCGATCAGTTTTAGTCAAGATATATCTAAAATATATTTTAAAAGAAAACCCACCGGCTGGATTGCCGATGGGTTTTGTCATGTTCTAGTGCCTTGGCCTGGTCGTCTCTGTCCGACTATTCCGCGGCCTGTGGTGCCTGATGGGCTTTGCGTTTGAAGCCAAACAGGCGGCCTGTACGGCGCATCAACGGTTTCAGCGTAACTGTCGGGAAGGCAAGCAGAACCGGTATCAGGATCAGCGTCAGGATGGTCGAGAAACCCAAACCGGCGATAACCGCCGTTGAGAGCTGAATCCACCATGCTGCTGTAATGGAGCCCACAGCAATCACACGATTGAAGAAGTCCAGATTGATCCCTGTCGCCATGGGAATAAGACCCGCAATCGTCGTGATGGTTGTCAACAGGATAGGGCGAATACGCTGCGCCGCCGTCTTGATGACAGCCTCGACAACCTCAACCTTCTCGGATCGGAAGCGGTTATAGGTATCGATGAGAACAATCGCGTTGTTCACCACGATCCCTGCAAGCGCCATAACGCCCGTACCCGTCATGATGATCGAGAAGGTTTGCCCCGTCACGACGATGCCCAGAAGCACACCGAAAATCGAGAAGACGACGGTCATCAGCGTAAGGGCGGTCTGATAGAAGCTGTTGAACTGGGTGATGAGGATCATCGCCATGATGAACAGTGCCGCGACCGCAGCTTTGGCAAGGAACTGGCCGGACTCTTTCTGGTCTTCATCCGCGCCGCGGAATTTGAAGGTTACGCCCTTGGGCCAATCCTGAGCTTTGATCCAATCATCGATCTCGCGCA contains the following coding sequences:
- a CDS encoding PadR family transcriptional regulator — encoded protein: MISEEFSPSGRRQGRRRDCDASGPHGHQFPEQAMMQRGRGRKARGADGWPEGFAASGDPSGRGGFMGGRGAGRGGHSGGRGFGNGGGGRRRGRFLNHGDIRLLALALIEHEPRHGYDIIKEVEALTDSFYAPSPGVIYPTLTYLEEAGYCAVESDGNKKRYAITPEGLAFLDEHRAEANRIIEKLKALVARAKQEDPSHGANATSLPLSVETALLNLRETAAQKLKEDPSASMTIVQKLLTVAEEL